A stretch of the Cytobacillus luteolus genome encodes the following:
- a CDS encoding L,D-transpeptidase family protein, producing MEQGQQETRKQKYQKLKISRKVKLSLKPVIVITLVLGMCLFALLPDTITLHKPKLLQSEQVVAAESYQSTKQIQRTSTRSYGEMVILHKVSKGETIFSISKRYYNSNHTDKILSYNGITKPEEQVKQGMILSIPNPEFLAIHNVKKGETLFSISNLYFSRTNLMEYMKNANKIKDPTTDIKVGMKISIPARDQVVLHTVKEKETLYGMMSTYYELSYYQKRLADFNDIHNPSTDLKVGMELKVPNLYHIQMLDKNERIEIDTTTNLLTYYKNNKEVLKTKVATGKNNLTPKGTFEVVLKLKNPTYTPKKIPGGAAENPLGTRWLGLNVNGTEGRTYGIHGTNNPSSIGSNASIGCIRVENKKVEWLFDQVSEGTLVIIK from the coding sequence ATGGAGCAAGGACAGCAGGAAACACGGAAACAGAAGTATCAAAAGTTGAAAATAAGTAGGAAAGTCAAACTAAGCTTAAAACCAGTAATTGTTATTACTCTAGTGCTCGGGATGTGTCTATTTGCACTTCTACCAGATACTATTACCCTACATAAGCCTAAGTTGCTTCAAAGTGAGCAAGTGGTAGCAGCCGAATCATATCAAAGCACCAAGCAAATTCAACGAACTAGCACTAGAAGTTATGGCGAAATGGTTATCCTACATAAGGTGTCTAAGGGCGAAACAATCTTTAGCATAAGCAAGAGATATTATAATAGTAATCATACAGATAAAATACTTTCCTATAATGGAATAACGAAACCTGAGGAGCAAGTGAAACAGGGGATGATTCTTTCCATTCCGAACCCAGAGTTTCTAGCAATTCATAATGTGAAAAAAGGCGAAACTTTATTTAGTATTTCAAATCTTTATTTTTCAAGAACGAACTTAATGGAATATATGAAGAATGCTAATAAAATCAAGGACCCGACTACAGACATAAAAGTAGGAATGAAGATTTCAATTCCAGCCCGTGACCAGGTGGTTCTTCATACGGTTAAGGAGAAAGAGACATTATATGGAATGATGTCTACCTATTATGAACTATCTTACTATCAGAAACGACTTGCAGATTTTAACGACATCCATAATCCTTCAACAGACCTAAAGGTGGGGATGGAGCTAAAGGTGCCTAATCTATATCATATTCAAATGCTTGATAAGAATGAACGAATAGAAATAGATACCACTACGAATCTACTAACCTATTATAAAAACAATAAGGAAGTTCTAAAAACGAAAGTTGCGACAGGAAAAAACAATCTTACCCCAAAGGGTACATTTGAGGTTGTATTAAAACTAAAAAATCCGACATACACACCTAAAAAAATCCCAGGAGGTGCTGCAGAAAACCCTCTAGGGACAAGATGGCTAGGTTTAAATGTAAATGGAACCGAGGGTAGGACCTATGGAATTCATGGTACAAATAATCCTTCTTCCATTGGGTCGAATGCATCTATTGGGTGTATACGTGTGGAAAATAAAAAAGTTGAGTGGCTATTCGATCAAGTATCTGAAGGCACATTGGTTATTATTAAATAA
- a CDS encoding DJ-1/PfpI family protein, translating to MKTGILLYDRFSEYELSVVLSVLTQGNKEKVFIGLNSSPVKGEAGLTCIPETTIDQVDLSEIDSIVLPGVDDFRHLVEAEELFTFVRKVAEQNAIIAAISSAPIVLAKAGVLSGHNYTVGVSLEFLSESGIFEAGNYIDGPLVQDRNIITARGSYFVGFAVAFGRKLGLEFNPNWYK from the coding sequence ATGAAAACAGGCATTCTTTTGTATGATAGATTTAGTGAGTACGAACTATCTGTTGTTTTATCTGTATTAACTCAAGGTAATAAGGAGAAAGTATTTATTGGTTTGAATTCGAGTCCAGTCAAAGGGGAAGCTGGTTTAACTTGTATCCCGGAGACAACGATTGATCAAGTAGACCTTTCTGAGATTGATAGCATCGTGTTACCTGGAGTTGATGATTTTAGACATTTAGTAGAGGCAGAGGAGCTCTTTACATTTGTACGTAAAGTAGCAGAGCAGAATGCGATTATAGCTGCTATTTCGAGTGCTCCGATTGTTCTAGCTAAAGCGGGTGTTCTTAGTGGTCACAACTATACAGTTGGGGTATCATTGGAATTTCTATCAGAGTCTGGAATCTTTGAAGCTGGTAACTATATTGATGGTCCACTTGTGCAGGATAGAAATATTATTACAGCAAGAGGGTCCTATTTTGTAGGTTTTGCAGTAGCATTTGGTAGAAAACTTGGCTTAGAATTTAATCCTAACTGGTACAAATAA